In one Plasmodium vivax chromosome 4, whole genome shotgun sequence genomic region, the following are encoded:
- a CDS encoding serine-repeat antigen 2 (SERA) (encoded by transcript PVX_003850A) gives MNPRVCFAWAMCALIGAEVGAKVAEEGLRTGLAPPQNAGSNHTGAKRLPLDRGSDRCVSPQFSSHIEADAPPRSADDAAGRGQPPQQVEHPPNRVTNVMAPPMSKQSAVEVRSALLKNHDGVKITGTCNAKVQLFLVPHISISVEAESNTIQLGRKLEDVTITKEFYRGVGGKSSPLLQFEEDADSLLNQCAEGKTFKFVVVIRGEELILKWKVYEKVPSPSDNNKVDVRKYLLKNLGRPITAIQVHSGKEESDVFLLESKAYLLRQDIPRTCERIASSCFLSGNVDIEGCYKCTLLSEDTKLGSPCFSYLPPEVKHNYEKVKMKAQDEGDLGEAQLEELIRRILHAVQRKGKSNPPRKGATEEDYPNDNLRELLLRYCQVMKKVDRSGTLEEHEVGNEMDVLANLEGLLRKHPKEEIPALREKLKNPAICMKDAAKWVEQKRGLALPLFEYKHLQRRVTTAVDSQESNSADKENIIKGEHIAAYRAVIDLSQRDQMNHSNLSGEMFCNEDYCDRWKDKSSCFSSIETEEQGNCNLSWLFTSKTHLETIRCMKGYDHLGSSALYVASCSKRGKKSRCVSGSNPYEFLTIVEESGFLPPAVWLPYSYGDVGNGCPKREDHWHNLWEGVKLLEPADEPNSVSTKGYTSYESDDFRGDIQTFVNMVKSQVRSKGSVMAYIKVLDILSYDFNGKEVHSLCGDKRPDHAVNIIGYGNYVTPEGVKKSYWLMRNSWGKYWGDGGNFKVDTHGPPGCQHNFIHTAAVFNLSMPMAEGPSKGEAHLYDYYLKSSPDFLGNIYHKISGRRSGAVEKGRTTGNQSLTVQGQEGWSDLLEGTTPSTTANPNPVGELKGAQDVPKRGNTGKRISEDPQEEVLNEELIPQLPLAPISQAAATLGEGQVEATPLPPLTVAASLPLRGDVLLERDGTNEGSKEAATVEVMHILKYIKNGKVKLGIATYRDDSDIAGDHSCSRSLAQNSEQLAECIQFCHDEWPNCRGEASPGYCLAQRRRTGDCFFCYV, from the exons ATGAATCCCAGGGTCTGTTTCGCCTGGGCCATGT GTGCCCTGATCGGAGCGGAAGTCGGCGCTAAAGTAGCAGAGGAAGGGCTGCGGACAGGTTTGgcacccccccaaaatgcGGGTAGCAACCATACAGGCGCAAAGAGGCTACCCCTCGATCGGGGGAGTGATAGGTGCGTTTCTCCTCAGTTTTCGTCTCACATAGAAGCAGATGCACCTCCACGAAGTGCAGACGATGCTGCAGGGAGGGGTCAGCCCCCCCAGCAGGTTGAACACCCGCCTAACCGAGTCACAAACGTTATGGCCCCCCCAATGAGCAAACAAAGCGCGGTCGAAGTTAGATCGGCGCTGCTTAAAAACCACGACGGGGTGAAAATCACGGGGACGTGCAATGCGAAGGTCCAGCTGTTCCTCGTTCCGCATATATCAATAAGTGTCGAGGCGGAGAGTAATACAATTCAGTTGGGGCGAAAGTTAGAAGATGTGACGATCACGAAGGAATTCTACAGGGGGGTTGGCGGCAAGTCATCCCCGTTGCTGCAGTTTGAGGAGGATGCGGATTCCCTCCTCAACCAGTGCGCGGAGGGGAAGACGTTTAAGTTTGTGGTGGTCatcaggggggaggagctgATCCTCAAGTGGAAGGTCTACGAGAAGGTGCCTTCGCCATCGGACa ACAACAAAGTCGACGTGAGGAAATACTTGCTGAAGAACCTGGGCCGCCCAATCACGGCGATACAAGTGCACAGCGGGAAGGAGGAAAGCGACGTCTTCTTGTTGGAGAGCAAGGCGTACCTCCTGCGGCAGGACATTCCAA GAACGTGCGAGCGGATCGCCAGCAGCTGCTTCCTCAGCGGAAACGTAGACATCGAGGGGTGCTACAAGTGCACCTTACTTTCGGAAGACACAAAATTGGGCAGCCCCTGCTTTAGTTACCTCCCCCCCGAGGTTAAGCATAACTATgagaaggtaaaaatgaAGGCGCAGGATGAGGGTGATTTGGGAGAAGCCCAACTGGAAGAGCTCATCCGCAGGATCCTCCACGCGGTGCaaagaaaggggaaaagtaACCCCCCCAGGAAAGGAGCAACCGAAGAAGACTACCCAAATGATAATTTGAGGGAACTCCTTCTACGCTACTGTCAAGTGATGAAGAAGGTAGACAGAAGTGGAACCCTTGAGGAGCACGAGGTAGGAAACGAAATGGATGTGTTAGCCAATTTGGAGGGTCTCCTAAGGAAGCATCCGAAGGAGGAGATACCCGCATTACGAGAGAAGTTAAAGAACCCCGCCATCTGTATGAAAGACGCAGCCAAGTGGGTGGAGCAGAAACGCGGCCTGGCGTTGCCCCTCTTTGAGTACAAGCACTTACAAAGGAGAGTCACTACAGCTGTGGATTCGCAAGAGAGTAACTCAGCAGATAAAGAAAACATCATCAAAGGAGAGCACATCGCAGCCTACCGCGCCGTTATTGACCTTTCCCAAAGAGACCAGATGAACCATTCGAACCTTTCCGGGGAGATGTTCTGCAACGAAGACTACTGCGACAGGTGGAAGGATAAAAGTAGCTGCTTCTCAAGCATAGAGACGGAGGAACAAGGCAATTGCAACCTCTCTTGGCTGTTTACATCTAAGACGCATTTAGAAACGATTAGATGCATGAAAGGGTATGACCATTTGGGTTCTTCCGCTTTGTACGTAGCTAGCTGTtccaagaggggaaaaaaaagcagatgCGTTTCTGGATCGAATCCGTATGAATTTCTCACCATCGTTGAAGAAAGTGGGTTCTTGCCACCTGCAGTGTGGTTGCCCTATTCGTATGGAGACGTCGGAAATGGATGCCCCAAGCGGGAGGATCACTGGCATAATCTGTGGGAAGGAGTGAAACTGTTAGAACCCGCAGATGAACCCAATTCGGTGAGCACCAAGGGGTATACATCCTACGAAAGTGACGATTTCAGGGGGGATATCCAAACGTTTGTCAACATGGTGAAGAGCCAAGTGAGGAGCAAAGGATCCGTCATGGCTTACATCAAGGTGCTAGACATCCTGAGTTACGACTTCAATGGGAAGGAGGTGCACAGCCTGTGCGGCGACAAAAGGCCGGACCACGCGGTGAACATAATTGGCTACGGCAACTACGTCACCCCggagggggtgaagaagtccTACTGGCTGATGCGAAACAGTTGGGGGAAGTACTGGGGAGATGGCGGCAACTTTAAGGTGGATACGCATGGTCCGCCTGGATGCCAGCACAACTTCATCCACACCGCGGCTGTCTTCAATCTGAGCATGCCCATGGCGGAGGGCCCTTCCAAGGGGGAGGCCCACTTGTACGACTACTACCTGAAGAGCTCCCCTGACTTTTTGGGAAACATTTACCATAAGATCAGCGGCCGTAGGAGCGGTGCCGTAGAGAAGGGCAGAACAACCGGCAATCAAAGTTTGACCGTGCAAGGGCAGGAGGGATGGAGCGACCTCCTGGAGGGAACCACCCCCTCAACAACTGCCAACCCTAACCCGGTTGGAGAATTGAAGGGGGCGCAAGATgtaccaaaaagggggaacacaGGGAAACGCATCTCTGAGGACCCACAAGAAGAGGTACTTAACGAGGAGCTAATACCCCAATTGCCATTAGCGCCCATTTCGCAGGCAGCAGCAACACTGGGAGAAGGCCAAGTGGAGGCAACTCCTCTACCGCCTTTAACCGTTGCAGCGTCTCTCCCCCTACGGGGGGACGTACTGCTTGAGCGGGATGGCACCAACGAGGGAAGCAAAGAAGCTGCAACGGTGGAAGTgatgcacattttaaaatacattaaaaatggaaaggtaAAATTGGGAATAGCTACATACCGAGACGATAGTGACATTGCTGGGGACCATAGCTGCTCCAGATCGTTAGCGCAAAATTCAGAGCAGCTCGCCGAGTGCATACAGTTTTGCCACGACGAGTGGCCCAACTGCAGAGGTGAGGCGTCTCCTGGGTACTGTCTAGCGCAACGGAGGAGGACGGGCGATTGCTTTTTCTGCTATGTGTAG
- a CDS encoding serine-repeat antigen 4 (SERA) (encoded by transcript PVX_003845A) codes for MKLALPFLFILSVALLDNAIKCDEEVTIPDPPQSPDENPGGKDDPPGDSDPLPGEGAGAVEPAGGETDSGVEEGPAEQAVDQPLTQSTDQPADQPAEQPADQALTQPTDQPANQPVDQPTDQPIDQPTDQPVDQTTDQTTEQPAGEPLTQSTDEPVDQPLTQSTDQPAGEPLTQSTDQPAGEPLTQSTDQPADQPADQSADQPVDQTTDQVTEQPTDQPTEQPTDQTTDQPTEQPTDEPLTQPTDEPLPQPIVEASDRAAAAAVKNPNEIEAKCAQLKDQDGVKITGPCGAKFQVFLIPHVTINVETETNAIHLGKKLDDVVITKKMHKGVGGKSPPLLQFEEDADSLLNQCTEGKTFKFVVVVKGEELILKWKVYEKVPSPSDNNKVDVRTFLLKNTDRPITAIQVHTAKGNEDSFLLESKEYILADDMPAQCDLIAANCFLSGSLDIEGCYKCALLSENAELSSPCFDYLSPDVKNDYEEIKRKAQQQGDLKEVQLAASIGKILQGVFKKGEAGLNELVTFDQADAALKEELLNYCALMKEVDASGVLDQYQLGSEEDIFANLTSILKNHAGETKSTLQNKLKNPAICLKNANEWMESKKGLLLPSLSYTNVEATLPENAPEKEDPPKGSQKIQTNGYDGIINFDSNEETNMQSTSFIDNMYCNDEYCDRWKDSSSCVAKIEVEDQGACSNSWLFASKVHLESMKCMNGHDHMATSALYVANCSGKEEKDKCHVASNPLEFLDILEETQFLPAESDLPYSYKAVNNVCPQPKSHWQNIWADVKLLDKQDDPNAVSAKGYAAYQSDHFKGNMDAFIKLVKSEVMKKGSVIAYVKADDQMSYDLNGKKVLSLCGSEEPNLAVNIVGYGNYISAEGVKKPYWLLRNSWGKHWGDDGTFKVDMHGPPGCQHNFIHTAAVFNLHIPPMENVEKKKPLLYNYYMKSSPDFYNHIFYRGVQTGEESEMGISGQEKVSISAVSANTSAADTLDGVDHSSVVVEGKEKNPAGEGESAQGVESPPEAEEQDEEEGDAESEEEGEDEPEEEGDGEQEEEGDDESEEVDEEAEEAGAEAEEGEEESEEGGVEAEEGDSEAANNDVDAAEPSQVAAPGASPGGEKPQTVAPPSASNPATPPSAAPAPTRNASLIKVKQITEVIHIMKHIKSGKLRFGIATYEDDLGIANNHDCLRSYSQDPEKLPECIQFCYDEWNNCKGAPSPGYCLNQRRRKNDCYFCFV; via the exons atgaagttgGCCCTTCCGTTCCTGTTCATACTAA GCGTTGCACTGCTCGATAATGCAATTAAGTGTGACGAGGAGGTGACCATTCCTGACCCCCCCCAATCGCCAGATGAAAACCCCGGGGGCAAGGATGACCCGCCGGGTGACTCGGACCCCCTCCCTGGCGAAGGCGCGGGCGCAGTGGAGCCAGCAGGGGGCGAAACGGACTCTGGAGTTGAGGAGGGGCCGGCGGAGCAAGCGGTAGACCAGCCGCTCACCCAGTCGACAGATCAGCCAGCAGATCAGCCAGCAGAGCAGCCAGCAGATCAGGCGCTCACCCAACCAACAGACCAGCCAGCAAACCAGCCAGTAGACCAACCAACAGACCAACCAATAGACCAACCAACAGACCAGCCAGTAGACCAGACAACAGACCAAACAACAGAACAGCCAGCAGGTGAGCCGCTCACCCAGTCAACAGATGAGCCAGTAGATCAGCCGCTCACCCAGTCGACAGATCAGCCAGCAG GTGAGCCGCTCACCCAGTCAACAGATCAGCCAGCAGGTGAGCCGCTCACCCAGTCAACAGATCAGCCAGCAGATCAGCCAGCAGATCAGTCAGCAGACCAGCCAGTAGACCAGACAACAGACCAAGTAACAGAACAGCCAACAGACCAACCAACAGAACAGCCAACAGACCAAACAACAGATCAGCCAACAGAACAGCCAACAGACGAACCGCTTACCCAACCAACAGACGAACCGCTCCCCCAGCCGATCGTGGAGGCATCCGACAGAGCCGCAGCAGCTGCGGTGAAAAACCCGAACGAAATAGAAGCCAAATGCGCGCAGCTGAAGGACCAAGACGGGGTGAAAATCACGGGGCCATGCGGGGCGAAGTTTCAAGTCTTCCTGATCCCACATGTAACCATAAATGTAGAAACAGAGACGAATGCAATTCATTTAGGAAAGAAACTTGACGATGTGGTAATCACGAAGAAGATGCACAAGGGGGTTGGCGGCAAGTCACCCCCGTTGCTGCAGTTTGAGGAGGATGCGGATTCCCTCCTCAACCAGTGCACGGAGGGGaaaacatttaaatttgTGGTGGTGGTCAAGGGGGAGGAGCTGATCCTCAAGTGGAAGGTCTACGAGAAGGTGCCCTCACCATCGGACA ACAACAAGGTCGACGTGAGGACGTTCCTCCTGAAGAACACAGACCGACCGATCACCGCCATACAGGTGCACACGGCAAAAGGAAACGAAGACTCCTTCCTCTTGGAAAGCAAAGAGTACATTTTAGCGGATGACATGCCAGCTCAGTGTGACTTAATAGCTGCCAACTGTTTCCTCAGTGGCAGTTTGGACATCGAAGGATGCTACAAGTGCGCCTTGCTGTCCGAAAACGCGGAGTTGAGCAGCCCCTGTTTTGATTACCTCTCTCCTGATGTTAAGAATGATTATGAGGAGATAAAGAGGAAGGCGCAGCAGCAGGGGGATTTGAAGGAGGTCCAGTTGGCAGCCTCTATTGGGAAGATCCTCCAAGGGGtcttcaaaaaaggagaagcgggtCTCAACGAGTTGGTCACTTTCGACCAAGCAGATGCAGCTTTGAAAGAGGAGCTGCTTAACTATTGCGCCTTGATGAAGGAGGTGGACGCCAGTGGGGTGTTGGACCAATACCAATTGGGCAGTGAAGAGGATATCTTTGCCAACCTAACGAGCATTTTGAAGAACCACGCAGGGGAAACGAAGTCTACGTTACAGAACAAGCTGAAGAATCCCGCCATCTGCTTAAAAAATGCGAACGAGTGgatggaaagcaaaaaagggcttCTACTCCCCAGTTTGTCCTATACCAATGTGGAGGCCACCCTCCCAGAGAATGCCCCAGAAAAGGAAGACCCACCCAAGGGAAGCCAGAAAATACAAACGAACGGTTACGATGGCATTATCAATTTTGACTCAAACGAAGAGACGAACATGCAGTCCACCAGCTTCATTGACAATATGTATTGCAACGATGAGTACTGTGATAGGTGGAAGGACTCGAGCAGCTGCGTGGCGAAGATTGAGGTGGAGGACCAGGGCGCCTGCTCTAATTCGTGGTTGTTCGCCTCGAAGGTGCACCTCGAATCGATGAAGTGCATGAATGGGCACGATCACATGGCTACTTCCGCTCTCTACGTGGCTAACTGTTCCGGTAAAGAAGAGAAGGACAAGTGTCACGTGGCGTCAAACCCGCTGGAATTTTTGGACATCCTGGAGGAGACCCAATTCTTGCCAGCCGAGTCGGACCTACCATACTCCTACAAAGCGGTGAATAATGTGTGCCCCCAACCGAAGAGCCACTGGCAAAACATTTGGGCCGATGTGAAGCTCCTAGACAAGCAGGATGATCCGAACGCTGTTAGCGCGAAGGGGTATGCTGCCTACCAGAGCGACCACTTCAAGGGCAACATGGACGCGTTTATTAAGTTAGTCAAATCAGAAGTGATGAAAAAAGGGTCCGTCATCGCGTATGTGAAGGCAGACGATCAGATGAGCTACGACCTCAACGGGAAGAAGGTCCTCTCTTTGTGTGGAAGCGAAGAGCCCAACCTCGCCGTCAACATAGTGGGCTATGGCAACTACATCAGCGCggagggggtgaagaagcccTACTGGCTACTCCGCAACAGCTGGGGCAAGCACTGGGGAGATGACGGCACCTTCAAAGTGGACATGCATGGTCCGCCAGGATGCCAGCACAACTTCATCCACACCGCCGCCGTCTTCAACCTGCACATCCCCCCGATGGAAAACGtcgagaagaagaagccacTGTTGTATAATTACTATATGAAGAGCTCTCCCGATTTTTACAAtcacatattttatagaGGGgtccaaacgggggaggagagCGAAATGGGGATAAGTGGACAAGAGAAGGTGAGCATTTCTGCTGTTTCTGCAAATACCTCTGCAGCAGATACGTTGGACGGGGTGGATCACTCCTCCGTGGTGGTagagggaaaggaaaaaaacccTGCAGGAGAGGGAGAATCTGCACAGGGAGTTGAATCCCCACCAGAGGCAGAAGAACaggacgaagaggagggagACGCGGAAtcggaggaggagggggaggatgaaccggaggaggaaggagaTGGTgaacaggaggaggagggggatgATGAGTCGGAAGAAGTAGACGAAGAAGCAGAGGAGGCAGGCGCTGAGgcagaagaaggggaagaggaatCAGAAGAGGGAGGAGTGGAAGCAGAAGAGGGAGACTCAGAAGCAGCGAATAACGACGTGGACGCAGCGGAACCAAGCCAGGTAGCCGCGCCAGGTGCTTCCCCaggaggggagaagccacAAACAGTAGCGCCGCCCAGCGCTTCTAACCCGGCAACGCCCCCCTCTGCAGCACCTGCTCCAACGCGCAACGCCTCGCTCATTAAAGTTAAACAGATAACCGAAGTGATTCATATTATGAAACACATAAAAAGTGGAAAGCTGAGGTTCGGCATAGCAACCTACGAAGACGACTTGGGAATTGCAAACAACCACGACTGTTTGAGGTCTTATTCGCAGGACCCAGAGAAGCTACCCGAGTGCATACAGTTCTGTTATGACGAGTGGAACAACTGCAAAGGGGCGCCCTCCCCAGGGTACTGTCTCAATCaacggagaagaaaaaacgacTGCTACTTCTGTTTCGTGTAA
- a CDS encoding serine-repeat antigen 3 (SERA) (encoded by transcript PVX_003840A), with product MKSRICALLLIVRCLLGRDHMCAYFCQNCLFTGLVFVNEGARCAPPAGEGTAVTVQAGQSPGSAGGGDGGGGGGGSSAGSSHSNSGGGQGSDAAAQRPAAPQPPPTPPAEGSSSPPAGNQNPSTSGSQPQNVSSVAAPVPPVEATPPPSVTNPFKVKSSLLKDQKGLKITGPCESYFQVYLVPYLYMNVNATSSEIEMEPMFMKVDDKIKFEKEKHLLHNICAADKTFKLVLYMYDGVLTIKWKVYPLNGDKTADRTLDIRKYKMKDIGQPITSMQVVVMTEQNKTVYVESKNFSIMNEIPEKCDAIANECFMSGVLDVQKCYHCSLLLQKKESAQECFKFVSPKIKNSFDEIQAKGEDEENPNEEELQKTIDNIFVKVYKKGENLYKEVDQLAIIDSSFKSELLKYCSLMKEVDTSGALDNHQLGNAEDVFAHITTMLHSNSDLDVFSLKSKLKNAALCLKNGDEWVGSKTGLVLPNLSPQNFEDSPTQTFDGGDEQAALEAGEDGVVDLTSLQSVDVSPFLVTDKLFCNDDYCDRAKDTSSCVAKIEVQDQGDCATSWLFASKVHLETIKCVKGYDHVGASALYVANCSGTEANDKCHAASNPLEFLNTLEETKFLAAESDLPYSYKAVNNACPEPKSHWKNLWENVKLLDPTNEPNSVSTKGYTAYQSDHFKGNMDAFIKLVKSEVMKKGSAIAYVKAQGALSYDLNGKKVLSLCGGETPDLAVNIVGYGNYISAEGVKKPYWLLQNSWGKHWGDKGTFKVDMHGPPGCQHNFIHTAAVFNLDIPVVVPAPNSDPEINNYYLKNSPDFFSNFYLNKYEAGSDGNSDDAKSVSGNSTVQGPDGPAGPSGPDGNVGQKGAAARTGEPSTAVERSQTADGVTTPPGGGGANGGRQGAEASVQERNAVDSGSPQAVTRPTPPPERVASGLASVQHSGDTTLPQSTTSSVTQNPPVATRPAPQTTHQTAPAQPATPREPLSSLKGSTGVNVTEVKEALHFLKSVKNGKVKSNFVAYVNADAMGDEKVCSRAFSTDADKQTECIEFCEKNWDACKGKVSPGYCLTKKRGSNDCFFCFV from the exons ATGAAGTCCCGCATCTGTGCCCTTCTGCTAATAG TTAGATGCCTCCTCGGCAGGGACCACATGTGTGCGTACTTTTGCCAAAACTGCCTCTTTACAGGTCTTGTGTTTGTAAATGAGGGAGCACGATGCGCCCCACCGGCGGGTGAGGGAACTGCCGTAACTGTTCAAGCAGGTCAATCCCCAGGTTCAGCCGGCGGAGGAGATGGAggcggtggaggaggaggaagttcTGCAGGTTCTTCCCATAGTAATTCAGGTGGGGGACAAGGCAGCGATGCGGCAGCACAAAGACCAGCGGCACCACAACCACCACCAACACCTCCTGCAGAAGGGTCATCATCACCTCCAGCGGGTAATCAGAATCCATCTACTTCTGGTTCTCAACCACAAAATGTTTCCAGTGTTGCTGCTCCAGTTCCCCCAGTGGAAGCTACTCCCCCCCCGAGTGTGACGAACCCATTTAAGGTGAAGTCATCTTTGCTGAAGGACCAGAAGGGGCTGAAAATCACAGGTCCCTGCGAATCCTACTTTCAAGTGTACCTCGTGCCCTACCTCTACATGAACGTCAACGCGACGAGCAGCGAAATTGAGATGGAGCCCATGTTCATGAAGGTGGACGACAAGATTAAATttgagaaggagaagcatcTCCTCCATAACATCTGTGCTGCGGATAAAACGTTTAAGCTTGTCTTGTACATGTACGATGGGGTGCTGACCATCAAGTGGAAGGTCTACCCTCTCAACGGGGATAAAA CTGCCGACAGAACGCTGGACATTAGGaagtacaaaatgaaggacatCGGCCAACCCATCACCTCCATGCAGGTGGTGGTCATGACCGAACAGAACAAGACCGTCTACGTGGAGAGTAAGAACTTCTCCATCATGAACGAAATTCCAG AGAAGTGCGACGCGATTGCCAACGAGTGCTTCATGAGCGGTGTGCTGGATGTGCAGAAGTGCTACCACTGCTCCTTACTGCTccagaaaaaggagagcgcTCAGGAATGCTTCAAATTTGTCTCCCCCAAGATTAAAAACAGCTTTGACGAGATACAAGCGAAGGGAGAAGACGAGGAAAACCCCAACGAAGAGGAACTGCAAAAAACAATTGATAACATATTCGTCAAGGTGTataagaagggggaaaatctTTACAAGGAGGTGGACCAGCTAGCCATTATAGACTCCTCCTTTAAGTCCGAGCTGCTGAAGTACTGCTCATTAATGAAGGAGGTAGATACCAGCGGTGCGTTGGACAACCACCAGCTGGGCAACGCCGAGGATGTGTTCGCCCACATAACGACCATGCTCCACAGCAACAGCGACCTTGATGTGTTTTCACTAAAGAGTAAGCTGAAAAATGCGGCCTTATGTTTGAAGAATGGGGACGAATGGGTTGGAAGCAAGACCGGGCTGGTACTCCCCAATTTGTCTCCTCAAAATTTTGAGGACAGTCCCACCCAAACTTTTGACGGAGGAGATGAACAGGCAGCTTTGGAGGCCGGGGAGGATGGCGTCGTCGATTTGACCTCCCTCCAAAGTGTGGACGTCAGTCCATTCCTCGTCACAGATAAGCTCTTCTGCAATGATGACTACTGCGATAGGGCGAAGGACACCAGCAGTTGTGTGGCAAAAATTGAGGTGCAGGACCAGGGCGACTGCGCTACCTCTTGGCTCTTCGCTTCTAAGGTGCACCTAGAAACGATCAAGTGTGTGAAGGGATACGACCACGTCGGTGCATCTGCTCTCTACGTGGCTAACTGTTCCGGTACAGAAGCGAATGACAAGTGTCACGCGGCTTCTAATCCGCTAGAATTTTTGAACACCCTGGAGGAGACCAAATTTTTGGCAGCCGAGTCTGACCTACCATACTCCTACAAAGCGGTGAATAACGCGTGCCCCGAGCCGAAGAGCCACTGGAAAAACCTTTGGGAAAACGTGAAACTTCTAGACCCCACGAATGAACCCAACTCGGTAAGTACCAAGGGGTACACAGCATACCAGAGCGACCACTTCAAAGGCAACATGGACGCGTTTATTAAGCTTGTAAAATCCGAAGTGATGAAAAAGGGATCTGCAATCGCCTATGTGAAGGCACAAGGAGCACTCAGCTACGACCTGAACGGGAAGAAGGTCCTCTCTCTGTGTGGAGGTGAAACGCCCGACCTCGCTGTCAACATAGTGGGTTATGGCAACTATATCAGTGCggagggggtgaagaagcccTACTGGTTGCTGCAAAACAGCTGGGGTAAACACTGGGGGGACAAGGGAACTTTTAAGGTCGATATGCATGGCCCGCCTGGATGCCAGCACAACTTCATCCACACCGCTGCCGTCTTCAATCTGGACATCCCCGTGGTCGTTCCCGCACCGAACAGCGACCcagaaataaataattactaCTTGAAGAACTCTCCCGATTTTTTCAGCAActtttatttgaataaataCGAGGCAGGAAGTGACGGCAATTCTGACGATGCAAAGAGTGTGAGCGGCAATTCGACGGTTCAGGGACCAGATGGACCAGCTGGTCCATCTGGGCCAGATGGGAATGTtgggcaaaaaggggcagctgCGCGAACTGGAGAACCATCTACGGCCGTAGAACGATCGCAAACTGCAGATGGTGTAACAACTCcaccaggaggaggaggtgcGAATGGAGGACGCCAAGGGGCTGAGGCATCGGTTCAAGAAAGAAACGCAGTTGATTCAGGCTCACCACAAGCTGTTACGAGGCCTACTCCACCCCCTGAGAGAGTTGCATCTGGATTGGCATCCGTACAACACAGTGGAGATACGACACTACCACAATCGACTACATCATCAGTAACGCAAAATCCACCCGTGGCTACGCGACCTGCACCGCAAACGACTCATCAAACGGCGCCAGCACAACCAGCAACCCCCAGGGAGCCCCTCTCATCGCTGAAGGGTAGCACTGGAGTTAACGTGACTGAGGTAAAGGAAGCGCTGCATTTCTTGAAGAGCGTAAAGaatggaaaagtaaaaagcaACTTCGTGGCGTACGTAAACGCAGATGCCATGGGCGATGAGAAAGTTTGCTCCAGAGCTTTCTCCACAGATGCCGATAAACAAACGGAGTGCATCGAATTTTGTGAAAAGAATTGGGATGCATGCAAAGGTAAAGTGTCTCCTGGGTACTGCTTAACGAAGAAGAGAGGAAGCAACgactgcttcttctgcttcgtGTAA